Proteins encoded together in one Chryseobacterium sp. G0201 window:
- the ligD gene encoding DNA ligase D yields MFAKFFEKAFDDEDWIFEIKWDGYRAIADLSNEKPLFYSRNGISFLSKFDKVSKNFDQQKHKMILDGEIVAYDENGKPNFQLLQQIGDNPNLALVYQVFDLLWLNGHSTEEIPLIQRKELLKEALIETEVIKYCDHIPEKGIDFFNEMKKMQLEGMIAKKSDSLYIENYRSSDWLKIKFTNTEEAIICGFTKPRGSREGFGALILGKYIDGKLIYSGHTGTGFNKESLNLLHERLKKLVIKTSPFEAVPKTNMPVTWTKPELVCEIKYSEITKDGIFRHPVFVAIREDKNPEDTNEKPKEMKAKTPAKKTSTSEKEKEITLDKHKVKLTNQDKVYFPKDEITKGDVIEYYQSVANFILPHLKNRPLSLNRFPNGIDEQSFYQKDASDNIPDWIKTTQVYSESNDKYIDYIYCNDKATLAYLNNLGCIDLNPWNSSLPDLEHPDFMVLDLDPSKKNSFDDVIETALQVNEVLNSIKIKGYCKTSGSTGIHVYIPMGGKYDFDQVKDFAHILMKQVNEKLPKITTLERSLQKRDDKKIYLDYLQNRTGQTLASVYSLRPKEGASVSMPLEWEELKPGLKPTDFNIHNALERIKEKGDLFKPVLGKGIDMMKALELLQDLE; encoded by the coding sequence ATGTTTGCCAAATTTTTTGAAAAAGCATTTGATGATGAAGACTGGATTTTTGAAATAAAATGGGACGGTTATCGCGCTATTGCTGATCTCAGCAATGAAAAACCTCTCTTCTACTCCCGAAATGGAATTTCTTTTTTATCAAAATTTGATAAAGTCTCAAAGAATTTTGATCAACAGAAGCACAAAATGATTCTTGATGGTGAAATTGTGGCTTATGACGAAAACGGAAAGCCAAATTTTCAACTATTACAACAAATTGGAGACAATCCCAATTTAGCCTTAGTTTATCAGGTTTTCGATTTACTTTGGCTCAATGGCCATTCTACGGAAGAGATCCCTTTAATTCAACGGAAAGAGCTTTTAAAAGAGGCTTTGATTGAAACGGAAGTCATCAAATATTGTGATCACATCCCGGAAAAAGGTATCGATTTTTTTAATGAAATGAAAAAAATGCAATTGGAGGGAATGATCGCCAAAAAATCAGACAGTCTTTATATTGAAAACTACAGAAGTTCGGATTGGCTGAAAATAAAATTCACCAATACAGAAGAAGCTATAATTTGTGGATTTACAAAGCCGAGAGGCTCGAGAGAAGGTTTTGGAGCGTTGATTTTAGGAAAATATATTGACGGAAAGTTGATTTATTCCGGTCACACGGGAACAGGTTTTAATAAAGAATCATTGAATCTGCTTCATGAAAGACTGAAAAAATTAGTTATAAAAACATCTCCGTTTGAAGCCGTTCCTAAAACGAATATGCCTGTAACATGGACAAAACCTGAATTGGTCTGCGAAATAAAATATTCTGAGATTACCAAAGACGGAATTTTCCGGCATCCTGTTTTTGTTGCGATCCGTGAAGATAAAAACCCCGAAGATACAAACGAAAAACCTAAAGAGATGAAAGCCAAAACACCAGCAAAAAAGACATCAACTTCAGAAAAAGAAAAGGAAATCACTTTAGACAAACATAAAGTAAAACTTACCAATCAGGATAAAGTTTATTTTCCGAAAGATGAGATTACAAAAGGTGATGTAATCGAATATTATCAATCTGTCGCCAATTTTATTTTACCACATTTGAAAAACCGTCCGTTGTCATTAAACCGTTTTCCCAATGGAATTGATGAGCAAAGCTTTTATCAAAAAGATGCAAGTGACAATATTCCTGACTGGATAAAAACAACGCAGGTTTATTCGGAATCTAATGATAAATACATTGATTATATTTACTGTAATGACAAGGCGACATTGGCTTATCTGAATAATTTAGGTTGTATTGATCTGAATCCTTGGAACTCTTCGCTTCCTGATTTGGAGCATCCTGATTTTATGGTTTTAGATCTCGATCCTTCGAAGAAAAATAGTTTTGATGATGTAATTGAAACCGCTTTGCAGGTTAATGAGGTTTTAAATTCAATTAAAATTAAAGGCTATTGTAAAACTTCTGGAAGTACAGGAATTCACGTCTACATTCCGATGGGTGGGAAATATGATTTTGACCAAGTGAAAGATTTTGCGCATATTTTAATGAAGCAAGTCAATGAAAAGCTTCCAAAAATAACAACTTTAGAAAGAAGTTTGCAAAAAAGAGACGACAAGAAAATCTACCTAGATTATCTTCAAAATAGAACCGGACAAACATTGGCAAGTGTTTACAGCTTACGACCAAAAGAAGGTGCTTCTGTGTCTATGCCTTTGGAATGGGAAGAATTAAAGCCAGGTTTGAAACCAACTGATTTTAATATTCATAATGCTTTGGAAAGAATTAAAGAAAAAGGTGATTTGTTCAAACCTGTTTTGGGTAAGGGAATCGATATGATGAAGGCGTTGGAATTGTTGCAGGATCTTGAATAA
- the aspS gene encoding aspartate--tRNA ligase: protein MFRSHTNGELSLKNLNEEVTLSGWVQTIRDKGFMIWIDLRDRYGITQLVFDQDRSSVELMENAKKLGREFVIQVTGKVIERVSKNPNIPTGEIEILVEKLEVLNESQLPPFTIEDETDGGEELRMKYRYLDIRRAPVRDKLIFRHKMAQKVRNYLSDEGFIEVETPVLIKSTPEGARDFVVPSRMNPGQFYALPQSPQTFKQLLMVGGMDKYFQIVKCFRDEDLRADRQPEFTQIDCEMAFVEQEDVMNVFEGMTKTLIKDITGQKFGTFPRMTFADAMQKYGNDKPDIRFGMEFVELNELVKGKDFKIFDDAELVVGINVEGCADYTRKQIDELVDWVKRPQIGATGLIWAKFQNDGVKTSSVNKFYNEEDLAKIIEKFGAKEGDLMLILSGNEHKVRTQLSALRMELGNRLGLRKGDVFAPLWVVDFPLLEFDEESGRYHAMHHPFTSPKPEDIHLLETDPGKARANAYDMVLNGNEIGGGSIRIFDKDLQSRMFDLLGFSKEEAEAQFGFLMNAFKYGAPPHGGLAFGFDRLVAILDGNEVIRDYIAFPKNNSGRDVMIDAPASIADEQLDELELKLNLKA from the coding sequence ATGTTTCGATCGCACACAAACGGAGAATTATCTCTGAAAAATCTTAATGAAGAAGTTACACTTTCAGGATGGGTACAAACCATTCGTGATAAAGGATTTATGATTTGGATAGATCTTCGAGATCGTTACGGAATTACTCAGTTGGTTTTCGATCAAGACCGTTCTTCAGTGGAATTGATGGAAAATGCAAAAAAACTGGGACGTGAATTTGTAATTCAGGTTACAGGAAAAGTTATCGAAAGAGTAAGCAAAAACCCCAACATTCCAACAGGAGAAATTGAAATTTTAGTTGAAAAATTAGAAGTTCTTAATGAATCTCAACTTCCACCTTTCACCATTGAAGATGAAACGGACGGTGGCGAAGAATTAAGAATGAAATACCGTTACTTGGATATCAGAAGAGCACCGGTAAGAGATAAATTGATCTTCCGTCACAAAATGGCGCAGAAAGTGAGAAATTATCTTTCAGACGAAGGATTTATTGAGGTTGAAACTCCGGTTTTAATCAAATCTACTCCGGAAGGAGCGAGAGACTTCGTTGTACCGAGCAGAATGAATCCGGGGCAATTCTATGCATTACCACAATCACCACAGACTTTCAAACAATTGTTGATGGTTGGCGGAATGGATAAGTATTTCCAAATCGTAAAATGTTTCCGTGACGAAGATTTAAGAGCCGACAGACAGCCGGAATTCACACAAATCGACTGCGAAATGGCTTTTGTAGAGCAGGAAGACGTGATGAATGTTTTTGAAGGAATGACCAAAACGCTGATCAAAGATATTACAGGTCAGAAATTCGGAACTTTCCCAAGAATGACTTTTGCGGATGCGATGCAGAAATACGGAAACGACAAACCGGATATCCGTTTCGGAATGGAGTTCGTGGAATTGAATGAATTAGTAAAAGGAAAAGATTTCAAAATATTTGACGACGCAGAATTGGTTGTCGGAATCAATGTTGAAGGTTGCGCAGATTACACAAGAAAGCAAATCGATGAGCTTGTTGATTGGGTAAAACGTCCACAAATTGGAGCGACAGGATTGATTTGGGCTAAATTTCAGAATGACGGTGTGAAAACCTCTTCTGTGAATAAATTCTACAACGAGGAAGATTTAGCGAAAATCATCGAGAAATTCGGAGCAAAAGAAGGAGATTTAATGTTGATTCTTTCAGGAAACGAGCACAAAGTAAGAACTCAGCTTTCTGCGTTGAGAATGGAGCTTGGAAACCGTTTGGGATTAAGAAAAGGAGATGTTTTCGCACCACTTTGGGTTGTTGATTTCCCGTTATTGGAATTTGACGAAGAAAGCGGACGTTACCACGCAATGCATCACCCTTTCACCTCTCCAAAGCCGGAAGATATTCATCTATTAGAAACTGATCCAGGAAAAGCAAGAGCAAACGCATACGATATGGTTTTGAACGGAAACGAAATCGGTGGTGGTTCTATCAGAATTTTTGATAAAGATTTACAGTCAAGAATGTTTGACTTATTAGGATTCTCAAAAGAAGAAGCAGAAGCTCAGTTCGGATTCTTAATGAACGCCTTCAAATACGGAGCTCCGCCTCACGGTGGTTTAGCCTTTGGGTTTGACCGTTTGGTAGCAATTCTTGACGGAAATGAAGTGATCAGAGATTATATCGCTTTCCCTAAAAATAATTCAGGGCGTGATGTGATGATCGATGCACCTGCTTCAATTGCTGATGAACAGCTCGATGAATTGGAATTGAAATTAAATTTAAAAGCATAA
- a CDS encoding 30S ribosomal protein THX has translation MGKGDKKSRRGKINNGSYGKRRLRKASKQITPSEEKSK, from the coding sequence ATGGGAAAAGGAGACAAAAAATCAAGAAGAGGAAAAATCAATAACGGAAGTTATGGTAAAAGAAGACTTAGAAAGGCTTCAAAACAGATTACACCTTCAGAAGAAAAATCTAAATAA
- a CDS encoding ankyrin repeat domain-containing protein: MKKIISTLLVFGISIFANLLFAQQISKEKRVAFQTDNIEILKKNFAKEDYNKCFGAKETSYNLLSFSVKHDKKNVFNYLLSNNVDVNKACDNQTPLMIAAKYGRADLAKALLKKGATKTLKNDKGQTAKDYSVEYKKPALTEILK; the protein is encoded by the coding sequence ATGAAAAAAATAATCTCTACTTTATTAGTATTCGGAATCTCCATATTTGCCAACCTATTATTTGCGCAGCAGATTTCAAAGGAAAAAAGAGTTGCTTTTCAGACAGACAATATAGAAATACTTAAAAAAAACTTCGCAAAAGAAGATTACAACAAATGTTTCGGAGCTAAAGAAACTTCATACAATCTGCTTTCTTTTAGTGTAAAACACGATAAAAAAAATGTTTTTAATTATTTGCTATCCAATAATGTAGACGTTAATAAAGCATGTGATAATCAAACACCGTTGATGATCGCTGCAAAATACGGAAGAGCAGATCTTGCAAAAGCATTGCTGAAAAAAGGAGCAACAAAGACTTTGAAAAATGACAAAGGACAAACGGCTAAAGATTATTCTGTAGAATACAAAAAGCCTGCTCTTACAGAAATTTTAAAATAG
- a CDS encoding DNA polymerase ligase N-terminal domain-containing protein: protein MALKDYNEKRKFDETTEPKGKAKKSNDKLIFVIQRHAASRLHYDFRLEMEGVLKSWAVPKGPSLDPKDKRLAMMVEDHPYDYKDFEGNIPEGNYGAGQVEVWDSGTYEPLDETSKLSDEKELLKELKAGSLKFILHGKKLKGEFALVKMKNAENNAWLLIKHKDDFAEEKYDAEENTSKNSQVTKFLEEKKSLKSNKEKL from the coding sequence ATGGCTCTCAAAGATTATAACGAAAAACGTAAGTTCGACGAAACCACCGAACCCAAAGGCAAAGCAAAAAAGAGTAATGACAAACTTATTTTTGTGATTCAAAGGCATGCCGCATCGCGTCTTCACTATGATTTCAGGTTAGAAATGGAAGGCGTTTTGAAAAGTTGGGCAGTTCCGAAAGGTCCGTCACTGGATCCGAAAGACAAACGTCTGGCGATGATGGTGGAAGATCATCCTTACGATTATAAAGATTTTGAAGGAAATATTCCCGAAGGAAATTATGGAGCCGGACAAGTAGAAGTCTGGGACAGCGGAACTTACGAACCTTTGGATGAAACCAGCAAACTTTCGGACGAAAAAGAATTGTTGAAAGAATTAAAAGCAGGTTCGTTAAAATTCATTTTACACGGCAAAAAACTGAAAGGTGAATTCGCTTTGGTTAAAATGAAAAATGCCGAAAACAACGCTTGGTTATTAATCAAACATAAAGACGATTTTGCAGAGGAAAAATATGATGCGGAAGAAAATACATCAAAAAATTCTCAGGTCACCAAATTTTTAGAGGAAAAAAAAAGCCTAAAAAGCAACAAAGAGAAGTTATAA
- a CDS encoding MATE family efflux transporter: protein MTKYIDFIKKAFSSESVDYIKIGIRSAVLLLAIPMMLEMAMESVFALVDLYFVGHLKESGFAIQTVGLTESVLSIMYSIAIGMSMAATALVARRIGEKNPEKASQSAAQVILVSFFITFILSLVGVIYAEEILILMGSKPEAAAYGKDFTRIMMGSSVIIMLLFLINGIFRGAGNAAIAMKSLWIANIANIILCPVLIKGFGPIPAMGLTGAALATTIGRSIGVIYQLYHLLVADTDIRIKLNYFKPDFKLIKSTVKIATPGIFQFVIASCSWIFLAKLVATTGEENASAGYQTALRLMMFFMLPAWGLSNAASTLVGQNMGANEMLRAEQSVMKTVKYNVIFMLIVSLLFFLLGDFLVGFFTKEIEIKNYATNALHIMSVGFVFYGIGMVMINAFNGAGDTWTPTWVNFFGFWMFQIPLAYFLSKHLGMGPKGVFISIPTAETLITIVAFILFKKGKWKTVKV from the coding sequence ATGACAAAGTATATAGATTTCATCAAAAAAGCATTCAGTAGCGAGAGTGTAGATTATATCAAAATCGGGATCAGGAGCGCGGTTCTTCTTTTGGCGATTCCGATGATGCTGGAAATGGCAATGGAATCCGTTTTTGCCTTAGTGGATCTTTATTTTGTAGGTCATCTTAAAGAAAGCGGGTTTGCAATACAAACGGTCGGGCTTACAGAATCTGTACTTTCAATCATGTATTCTATTGCAATCGGAATGAGTATGGCTGCAACGGCTTTGGTTGCAAGAAGAATTGGCGAAAAAAATCCTGAAAAAGCTTCTCAAAGTGCAGCGCAGGTAATTTTGGTTTCATTTTTCATTACTTTTATTTTAAGTTTAGTTGGAGTTATTTATGCAGAAGAAATTTTAATTCTAATGGGATCAAAACCTGAAGCAGCAGCTTACGGTAAAGATTTTACAAGAATTATGATGGGAAGCAGTGTGATCATCATGCTTTTATTTTTAATCAACGGAATTTTCCGAGGTGCGGGAAATGCTGCCATTGCGATGAAAAGTCTTTGGATCGCCAATATTGCCAATATTATTCTTTGTCCGGTTTTAATTAAAGGTTTCGGTCCTATTCCGGCGATGGGATTAACAGGTGCGGCTCTTGCAACAACGATCGGAAGAAGTATTGGAGTTATTTATCAATTATATCATCTTTTGGTTGCTGATACAGACATTCGGATAAAATTAAATTATTTTAAACCTGATTTCAAACTAATAAAATCAACGGTGAAAATTGCAACTCCGGGAATTTTTCAATTTGTCATTGCATCTTGTAGTTGGATTTTCTTAGCAAAATTGGTGGCAACGACCGGAGAAGAAAACGCATCAGCAGGTTACCAGACAGCACTTAGATTAATGATGTTTTTCATGCTTCCGGCTTGGGGATTGAGCAATGCCGCATCAACGTTGGTTGGTCAAAATATGGGAGCCAATGAAATGTTGAGGGCAGAACAATCTGTCATGAAAACTGTTAAATATAATGTTATTTTCATGCTCATTGTGAGTTTGCTTTTCTTTTTGTTGGGCGATTTTCTGGTAGGATTTTTCACGAAAGAAATAGAAATTAAAAATTATGCAACAAATGCTTTACACATTATGAGTGTGGGATTTGTTTTCTACGGAATTGGTATGGTGATGATCAATGCTTTTAATGGAGCCGGAGATACATGGACACCGACTTGGGTCAACTTTTTCGGGTTTTGGATGTTTCAGATTCCGTTGGCGTATTTTCTTTCAAAACATTTGGGAATGGGTCCGAAAGGTGTTTTTATTTCTATTCCAACAGCGGAAACTTTGATTACAATTGTTGCTTTTATTTTGTTTAAAAAAGGAAAATGGAAAACGGTGAAAGTTTGA
- a CDS encoding Ku protein: MKAIWNGAIGFGLVNIPVKIYSATETSKLDLDMLDKSDFSNIKFKRVNEKTGKEVKWENIVKGYLMDDKYIILDEEDYEAASPEKSKILSIDQFVKEVEVDSVYFENPYFLEPQKNGESAYRLLLKALSETKMVGVGTFVLRESEAIGMIRPYNDEVLVLNRLRFAQEMRDYKDLKIPEKKAPKPAELKMAVNLIEQLSQEFDPEMYKDTYAEALLKIIKQKAKGKGVKTKKAEPAKEGKVIDLMAQLKASLQSPKSKNAS; encoded by the coding sequence ATGAAAGCAATTTGGAACGGTGCCATTGGCTTTGGTTTAGTTAATATTCCTGTGAAGATTTATTCTGCCACAGAAACCAGTAAATTGGATTTGGATATGCTTGATAAATCTGATTTTTCGAATATTAAATTCAAAAGAGTCAACGAGAAAACAGGCAAAGAAGTAAAATGGGAAAACATTGTAAAAGGTTATCTCATGGACGACAAATACATCATTCTTGATGAAGAAGATTACGAAGCCGCAAGTCCCGAAAAAAGCAAAATACTTTCTATCGATCAATTTGTGAAAGAAGTTGAAGTTGATTCCGTTTATTTTGAAAATCCTTATTTTTTGGAACCTCAGAAAAATGGGGAAAGTGCTTACAGACTTTTATTAAAAGCTTTATCTGAAACAAAAATGGTCGGTGTCGGAACTTTTGTTCTTCGCGAAAGTGAGGCGATTGGAATGATTCGACCTTATAATGATGAAGTTTTGGTTTTAAATCGATTGAGATTTGCTCAGGAAATGAGAGATTATAAAGATTTAAAAATTCCTGAAAAAAAAGCCCCAAAACCCGCCGAACTCAAAATGGCGGTAAATCTTATCGAACAGCTTTCCCAAGAATTTGATCCGGAAATGTATAAAGATACTTATGCCGAAGCATTACTGAAAATCATTAAGCAAAAAGCAAAAGGCAAAGGAGTAAAAACCAAAAAAGCCGAACCAGCAAAAGAAGGCAAAGTAATCGACTTAATGGCTCAATTAAAAGCAAGTTTACAAAGTCCGAAATCTAAAAATGCATCGTAA